From the genome of Lemur catta isolate mLemCat1 chromosome 25, mLemCat1.pri, whole genome shotgun sequence:
GCCGGCAAGAAGCCGTCCTTCTGCATCGCGGACATCCTGCACGCCGGCGCGGGGGAGCCGGGGGCGGCCCCGGAGGGCCTGGCGGGGGCCTCGGCCGCCGCGCTCGCCGCGCACTTGGGCTCGGTGCACCCGCACGCCTCTTTCCAAGCGGCCGCCAGATCCCCGCTGCGGCCCACCCCGGTCGTGGCGCCCTCGGAGGTCCCGGCCGGCTTCCCGCAGCGCCTGTCCCCGCTCTCGGCCgcctaccaccaccaccagcccccgcagccgccgccgcagCCCCCGCAGCAGCCCCGGGCCGGCGCCCTGCAGCCCCCAACCTCGGGGACGCGCGCGGGCCCGAACCCCCACCACAGCGGCTCGGCCCCGGCCCCCTCCAGCAAAGACCTCAAATTCGGCATCGACCGCATTTTATCTGCGGAATTTGACCCGAAAGTCAAGGAAGGCAACACGCTGCGAGGTAGGTCTTGGGCGGGAGGCTGCAGGCCTCTCTGACCACAGCTCCGACCCGCTCCCCGGTCCCGGGCGGGTTTGGGGTGCCCTAGAGTATTTTTACAAGTAAGGCCTAATCTGTAAAActgggaagaagaaaacaaatgatcaGAAACTGTGAAACCTGGGGTCTAAAAACACCTGCTCTGCGTCAAAACAGACGGCTCCAGGGATGCTTTAAAAACAAACGCCACGGGATTGATATTCATTAAAATAGGTGTAAATAATGGCTAAAAGGACTATAATCTGTCTCCTGAATCACATATTTGGAGAGAGAACTATATTTTCTGATAGGAAAGCCCTTTTGGGAAAACTTTCCCCTTCATTTATCTGATTTCTAGCAAAATTTCACCCAAGACACGCAGATAAAATTGCGGGTCTAAACTTTCGAGAGGAGAGAGCGGAGTGGGGCGCCCGGGGCTGGAGGTTCTGGGCCCGCGGAATTCGTGGAAGGCGCCTGAAAGGGACGTTCTCGGGCCGATTTATGTAAGGCCCTTCCTCGCTCTATGCGTGGACGCGGCGTGAGGGACGCGCAGGGGGACTTTCGCGCACGGCCCGCGGCCACTGGCGGGGGAGGTTTCAGCGCAGACACCGGGTCTGCCCTGACTTCACTCAGGACGGACGAACCCAGGGCCAGGGGGAGGCGAGAACCAGCCCCCCGAGAGAGTGCGCGTTTGCCCGAGGTGTAACCCGCTTTTCTTCTCCCTGGACCCCAGACCTCACGTCCCTGCTCACGGGCGGGCGGCCCGCGGGGGTGCACCTCccggccctgcagccctcggCCGGCCAGTTCTTCGCGTCTCTGGATCCCATTAACGAGGCTTCTGCCATCCTGAGTCCCTTAAGCTCCAACCCGAGAAACTCAGTGCAGCATCAGTTCCAAGACACGTTTCCAGGTACGGAAGGCTTTCGGGGTGCCGCCCCGCCCGCAGGTCGACCTTGCAGTTGGACATCTCCAGACCGGCTCCTCAGGGGGCGGCAGCTGTGTCGCAATGTCGCCGTTGGGGCGGGAGGCTACGGAGTCAGGAGAGAGAAACCAAAAGATTTCCCAGCGAACTAGTGCTGGCTCCGGATGGTCCCCATGGGAAAGGGATGGGGGCGCCTGGGGGGCCGGGAAAGTGTGCGCGTGGGAGGACGATGTGCTTTCCCTACCTTTCACCCAGAGGGCGGTTTGAACATGGGGCACCAAGAGTTGTTGCCTTTTAACATACACACTTTTGGGGATGACCCCAAACGCTTGCGGGGTTAAGTCTGCgtgcatagacacacacacacagacacagacacacacacacacacagagacacgaGATTCAGCGCCGTCATCTGTAGATCATTCAGACCAGAGGGCCATTTTCGCCTTCTTTTCGCATGCCTAACTGTCACGcattaggtttttatttttcctttgcattaacTGATGGCGTCTCCACTGCACACTTTAGGCCTGCCCGCTAAATCTTAGCTGTAAAATTCTTCCTTGGAGAGGCCATTCTTGCGTGCGTGAAGGGCTTTCCGATGAGGGTGGAGCCGACTGTTCACACAAAACAGTTTTAAGCAGCGCAGTGAGCCCCAGGCTTGCAGGCCGCGGACTGGGCTCTAACGCGGCCCTGTggtttctcttccctctctccctccggGTGGCAGGTCCCTATGCTGTGCTCACTAAGGACACCATGCCTCAGACGTACAAGAGGAAGCGCTCGTGGTCGCGCGCTGTCTTCTCCAACCTGCAGAGGAAAGGCCTGGAGAAAAGGTTTGAGATCCAGAAGTACGTGACCAAGCCGGACCGAAAGCAGCTGGCGGCGATGCTGGGCCTCACTGACGCGCAGGTGAGCCAGCTCGTCCTCCAGCGCAGGGCGCCCCCGGGCAGGCCGCGGCCTGGCCTCCCCCGAAGGCTACTTCCGCGCCCGCCACTGCCCACTCGCCTCCTGCGGTCCAAACGCGAGGTCTTGAATTTCGCGAGCCTTCGTGGACTCCGCAACTTGAGGCAGCAGAAGAgaagggtggggatgggggtgagggagaaggacagagagaatagCACATCCCTGAAGATGTATGTCAACAAGCACTGCTTGTTTATTTTGGCGAACAAGCCGAAGAACGACCGAGAAAGCAGATAGGCCGCGGGAGAAAATAATTATGTGCTCAACTGTAGTGCAATTCGCTGTAGGAGGCagtttatttcagaaaagataaaaaaaaaaaccaaaggcaAGAGATtgttgttggggtttttttttttcctccttccctccctcctcctgctgctgctgctggattGTGAAATCCCCAGTTGTGAGGAAgtgaaaatatcatttcaaacGAAATTGCTTAGCTCTAGTAGGGCGGGGAGTCCGCTTGGAGCGGCCACAGTCAGTAGGATATTCCAACGCTGAGGCTCTGAAGAAAATCTTCCGGAGCAGGGAAGGGGggcagggaaagaaagaaaaaaaaatttttttcttagaatgcCCAGGGCATTTCAACAGGTTctgcttatttgattttttttttccaagacaatAGGAAATCTATtgtgcctgattttttttcctttttcttaaattcaaGAACTGCATTCCCCCCTTTAAGCTTTGACTGTAGAAGCCCCCCGATGTTCCACACCCCACAGCAGTGGCCCTCGCTGCCTGGTGCTGACTGTCCCCAGCAGGGCAAAAGCCAGAGGCAGGCAGGCTTCTGGTTCTTAGCTCACTGGTCCCCCGACTGCTGTCTCTGCTGTCTTTCTGTCCTCCATTACACAActcccttacacacacacacacacacacacacacacacacacacacacacacacagaggaggagCCCAGCCGGTTTCCACCAGCTGtggatgttatttttaaaagggaagctGGAACTTGTGTGAGTGTGTTGGGTCTCCCAGGggatcatatatatttatgtagatTCTCTGCCCCATCTCTACCTCTTTCCTCTACTTTGCACACATTTAATTCCAGCATTTTCTGAGCCTCCGGGAGAATTAGTTTACCACTGGCAGGGGCAGGGTCCTTATCAGCCCCTGAGTACAAACATACCAAGGAAATGTTCTGCTGCTGAAAGTCCAGCAATACCTCCACTCCACTGGGATTAACTTTGAGCCCCTTTTCGCCTTTctgcagtttctttttaaaaaagaattgctTTTGTATGGACGGCTTGGTTTGGGTACTGGCAGTAGAGGAGAGGGCCAAGTTAGAGCAGGAATTCTTAACACTGGCTCAGCAACCCCTTGGAATTGTGTGCAAAGCCTTGGGccatatgtgcatttttctgggcCGGGAGTTCTTAACTTTAATCAGAGTCCCATGAGGGTCCTGACTCGAGTGAGGTGAAGACATTTCGATTTAGATgagagagaggtgggggtggggtgcaggaaTCTGCCTTTCCAACAAGCACCCAGGTCATTTCAGGTGCGGGGTGGGACAGCCACATGTTGGGAACGCCTTAGCGGGCTCCCCAGGTGAGGATCCCTGGCGCTGTTGCTCCCCTGGGCCCCCacacctagcacagggcctggcccctgGTGGAGGCCCGGGGAGTGGTAAGTGGCGTTTTCCTACCTTGGGTGGGGGGTTGTGGGTGCCACCACCCGGATCAGGACAAGCCTGTGTTTCATCTCACCTCGGGTCCCTTCTTGTCTCCCGCGCTACGCGGCCCAGGTCAAGGTGTGGTTCCAGAACCGGAGGATGAAGTGGCGGCACTCCAAGGAGGCCCAGGCCCAAAAGGACAAGGACAAGGAGGCTGGCGAGAAGCCCCCGGGCGGAGCCCCGGCTGCGGATGGTGAACGGGAGGAGAGGAGCCCCAGCCGCTCCGAAGGCGAGGCCGAGAGCGAGAGCAGCGACTCCGAGTCCCTGGACATGGCCCCTAGCGACACGGAGCGGACTGAGGGGGCTGAGCGGCCTCCGCACCAAACAACAGTTATTAAGGCCTCGGCCCCCGGCGTCCTC
Proteins encoded in this window:
- the HLX gene encoding H2.0-like homeobox protein; its protein translation is MFAAGLAPFYASNLSLWSAAYCSSAGPGGCAFALDPAAGKKPSFCIADILHAGAGEPGAAPEGLAGASAAALAAHLGSVHPHASFQAAARSPLRPTPVVAPSEVPAGFPQRLSPLSAAYHHHQPPQPPPQPPQQPRAGALQPPTSGTRAGPNPHHSGSAPAPSSKDLKFGIDRILSAEFDPKVKEGNTLRDLTSLLTGGRPAGVHLPALQPSAGQFFASLDPINEASAILSPLSSNPRNSVQHQFQDTFPGPYAVLTKDTMPQTYKRKRSWSRAVFSNLQRKGLEKRFEIQKYVTKPDRKQLAAMLGLTDAQVKVWFQNRRMKWRHSKEAQAQKDKDKEAGEKPPGGAPAADGEREERSPSRSEGEAESESSDSESLDMAPSDTERTEGAERPPHQTTVIKASAPGVLIAGSGGSGGSSAGGGSFSFGSASSLSGGGTGTGSTSELLPAPQPASASAPRSPEPAPAPLGGL